DNA sequence from the Caminibacter pacificus genome:
GCATTTACCGTTTATACGGCTAAAATTTTCAAGATTTTTCCGACTCCTAATTCTAAAAAAATGAATTATCGCTGGTTTAGTATTGATGATATTAAACAGGCGGTAAAAATGAATCTTATGGACCCGATGACTGCTAATTTTTATTTTAATTTATTCAAAGATTTGGCTACGGGTATCAAAACATATAACGTAAAACTTGAAAAAGAGACAAGAGAAAAAATCTATCAGCTTCAAAAAGACTACAGCGGTGAGATATTACCAAGCCCTGGTAGGATAAAATGGGAAATTACATATAATAGATTACAAATTTTCCCTAAACTTATCGGTGTTTATACGACACTCGGTCTTTTAGCGATTATTTTAGGATTTATCGAAATTATCAAACTCAAAAGATTCCCGAAACTTGAAACTACTATTGTATTATTAGGATATTTGGGATTACTAATACATACTGCGAATATGCTTTTAAGATGGTATGTGGCCGGGCACGCTCCTTGGTCGGATGCATACGAATCAATTGTATTTATTGCATGGGGTTCAGCTTTTGCATCGTTAATTTTCTTTAGAAAATCAATGCTTGCTCTTGGTGCTGGTCTTTTTGTAGCGGGAATGTTTATGATGGTAGCTCACTTAAACAATATTAACCCTCAAATTACGAATATGGTGCCTGTATTGAAATCATATTGGTTATTGATTCACGTGGCGGTTATTACTTCAAGTTACGGTTTCTTGGGTGTTGGAAGTATGTTAGGACTTCTTAACTTGATACTTTTTGCAATGAGAAAAAAATATGACCTTGATAAACAGATTAAACAGTTAAATAATATTATCTATATCGCGTTATATATCGGACTTGCCCTGCTTAGTATCGGTACTTTCTTAGGCGGTGTTTGGGCGAATGAGTCTTGGGGTAGATATTGGTCTTGGGACCCTAAAGAGACTTGGAGTTTGATTACTATGATTGCTTATGCATTAATTATTCATACTAAAATGATTCCTAAAATGAGAGGAGAGTTTATATTCTCATTACTTGCATTCTTATCGTTTTTCTTTGTATTGATGACATATTTCGGAGTGAATTTCTATATCGCTCAAGGTCTTCATAGTTACGGTCAAGGTACTGCGGAAGGATATTGGTGGATTAATGTAATATTTGCAGGTATGGGAGCTTGGATTGCAGTTGTACTTGTAACTTTATTTATGGGAATAGTTCAAAAAATGAATAAACCTATCGAATTAAAAGATGATAATCACGCTAATGATTATCATCCGGAATATAAAGGAGAAAAATAATGGTTTGTGATTTATGCGGAAGTGATAATAATGTTACGGCTTATAAAGTCGAACCGAAAGACGAATATGTGAATTTATGCGAAACTTGTCTCTCTCAAATCGAGAGCGGCGAGCTTGATGAAAATCATTTTCAATGTTTAAACGATTCAATGTGGAGTGAAAAAAGTGCGGTTAAGGTGTTGACATATAGACTTTTAAAGAAATTAGGCAGAGGCGATTTGCTTGATATGATGTATCTTGAACCCGAAGAGCTTGCTTGGGCGGAAGCGGAAGCGGAAGAAAAAAGAGACGCAAACGGAAATCTTTTGAAAAACGGCGATAACGTAATGGTTATAAAAGATTTGAACGTAAAAGGCGGAGATACTATAAAAAGAGGTACGATTTTCAAAAACATCAGACTCGGAGACACTCCGGGGCATATTCTGGCAAAAAATATATATATCAAAACGGAGTTTATTAAAAAGGTGTAGCTATGTATTTTGTAATAAGTTTTAATTATCGCAACTCCGATGTGGTTTTAAGAAGTAAATTAAGTGAGCTGACTTTAGAAGATTTTGCAGATTTTAAGGAAGTGATGTTCTTAAAAACGTGTAATAGAGTTGAGGTGATTTTCGATAAAAAAAGAGATATAAACGAACTCTATGATAAAGTTTTTCATAAGGTAATAACGCCAGAAGAGATGTTAAAAGCCGAAATTTATCAAGATAATGAAGCAATCGAGCACGTTTTTAAGGTTGCGGCTTCTCTTGATTCTATGGTTGTTGGTGAGACTCAAATTACGGGGCAATTAAAAGAAGCTTTTTATGAAGCGTATGAGAAAAATTATATTGCTCAAGATTTGACGAGATTAATTCATTTTTCTTTTAAATGTGCGAAAAAAATAAGAAATCAAACAAGTGTTTCAAGCGAGCCTGTGAGTGTTGCGAGTATTGCGGTTAGAAAAGCAAAAGAGATTTTGAAAGATTTGAGCGGTTATAGTGCCGTTGTAGTAGGGGTCGGTGATACAGCAAGAATAGTATGTAAAAATTTAATAAAAGAGGGAGTTAATATCGTTTTGGTTAATAGAACGGTTGAAAATGCTTTTGCTTTAAAAGAGGAGCTTGGTGATGAAGTAAATATCGACGTGCATTCACTTGATAGTTTGCCAAAACTTATCAATAATTATAGACTTTTGTTTAGTGCTACGGCTTCAAACTATCCCGTCATAAGAAACGAACACGTAAAAGAGACGAAATTCAAAAGACTTTGGTTTGATTTGGCTATCCCGAACGATATCGAAAAAATGACATGCTCGAATATCGATGTAATTACGGTCGATGACTTAAAAGAGATTAGTAAAAGAAATATGAAAAAAAGAGAAAAAGAAGTTCAAAAAGCGAATGCTTTAATTGAAAAATGCGTTGAAGAATTTGAAAAGTATCTTCAATCTGTATCGATTGAGCCGGTAATTAAATTTTTACAAGACAAAGCGCACGAGTGTTCTAAAGCTGCACTTAAAAACGCGGTAAAAAAACACTATATTCCAAAAGAACTTGAAGAAGAAGTCGAAAAAGTTTTACATAACGCTTTTAAAAGATTTTTACATCATCCGAATCTTACTCTTAGAAAAATGGCGGATAGCGCGGAAGTAGATATTTTCGTATCTGTAATTAAAAGGCTTTTTGGGGAAAATGATTTGAAAATGGATATGAATAAATGCGAATATCATATGGAAAAAGGGATTTTTAAGTAGGTAAAGTAGTGAAATTGTGAAATAGTGAATTGGTGAAATTGTGAGTTTGTGAGTGGAAAAAAAGGAAAAATAGAAAAGGAGAATGAATGATTTTTGTTGATGCTTGTTTTGGAAAAGAGACACCTTATACACCTGTTTGGATGATGAGACAAGCGGGTAGGTATCTTCCTGAATATATGGAAGTTAGACGCAAAGTCGGAAATTTTCTTGATATGACGAGAAATCCGGAAGTTGCCGCTGAAGTTACTCTTCAGCCAATAGATATTCTCGATGTAGATGCGGCTATACTTTTTAGCGATATTTTGAATTTACCTATGGAAATGGGCTTGCCGCTTAGATTTGAAAAGGGAGTAGGTCCGATTTTTGATAAAACTATTAGCACGGAAGAAGATATCGACGCTCTTGATGCGAGTGCCGATGAAAAAATCTCTTATGTATATGAAGCGGTAAAACTTATTAGAGAGCGCCTAAATCCTGAAAAAGCTCTTATCGGATTTGCAGGGAGTCCTTGGACTATCGCTACTTATATGGTTGAAGGAAGAGGCTCTAAACAATACGCAAAAATTAAAAAAATGGTATACGCAAACCCTATGCTTCTTCATAGACTTCTTGCGTTTAATACAAAAGAAACTATTGAATATCTAAGTAAACAAATTGAAGCCGGAGCAAATGCGGTAATGATTTTCGATAGTTGGGGCGGAGCGCTTGAGAGAGAGAAATTTTTTGAATTTTCTTGGAATTATATGAAAGAGATAGCAAGAACCCTAAAACAAAAATATCCTCATATTCCGGTTATAGGATTTTCTAAGGGTGTAGGGCTTTATATGGGAGATATGGACGGAGATTTTGATGTAATAGGTGTTGATTGGAACACTCCTATTGATTACGCTCTTGGTATTTTCAAAGACAATTATACTCTCCAGGGAAATATGGATCCTACAAGACTTTATAGTAAAAGCGCGACAAAAGACGCTGTTGAGAAGATTGCAAGAATTATGAAAGGTCATAGACATATATTCAATTTAGGACACGGAATTTTACCTGACGTACCTGTAGAAAACGCTAAATATTTCGTTGATTTGTGTAAGGAAGTGAGTAGAAAATTAAGGGAGGAGTCATGAACTTAAGACGCCTAAGACTAAACAGCAATATAAGAGATTTGGTAAGGGAGCATTACGTAACAAAAAACGACCTTATTATGCCTGTTTTTATAAAAGAGGGGCTTGATGGCAAAAACGAAATCCCTTCAATGCCGGGAATTTATCAATTCGGTGAAAACTCTTTTTTGGATGAAGTAGCCGAGTGTATAGACCTTGGAATCAAAGCCGTTATACTTTTTGGTATCCCGAAACTAAAAGATTCTTGCGGTAGCGATGCACTTGATGAAGAGGGGCTTATTGCAAGAAGCGTTAGAAAAATAAAAGAGACGTTCGGAGACAAAATCGCGGTTATTACGGACCTTTGTTTTTGTGAATTCACAGACCACGGACACTGCGGGATTATAAATCCGCACTTAAAAACGGTTGATAACGACGCAACGCTTGAAATTTCAAAAAAACAAGCGGTAATTCATGCAAAAGCGGGTGCGGATATGATAGCACCAAGCGGAATGATGGACGGAATTGTCGAGGCTTTAAGAGAAGGACTTGATAGTGAAGGATTTAAGCATATTCCTATTATGAGTTATTCGACAAAATTCGCAAGCGCTTTTTACGGACCTTTTAGAGATGCTGCGGAGAGTGCGCCTGTGGAGAGTGATTATTTGCCAAAAGATAGAAAAACATACCAAATGGACGTTGCAAACGCAAGAGAAGCTCTTTTGGAGAGCCTTATCGATCAAGAAGAGGGGGCTGATATTTTAATGGTAAAACCTGCCCTTGCGTTTATGGATGTTATCAAAACTATTAAAGAAAACACCTTAAAACCTCTTTGCGTTTATAACGTTAGCGGTGAATATTCTATGGTAAAAGCGGCGGCAATGAACGGCTGGATGAATTATGAAGCTTTAATGATGGAAATACTTACAAGTTTTAAAAGAGCTGGAGCGGATATGATTATAAGCTATCACAGCAAAGACGCTGCAAAATTAATTCAAAATTAAGTAAAATAATAAAAATTTTATAAAGGATGTGAATGAAACTGACAATTGCGACTCGCGGTAGTAAGCTTGCTTTGTGGCAGAGCGAATGGGTAAAAAAAAGACTTGAAAATTTAGGACATGAAGTGGATTTGAAAATCGTAGTAACTACGGGAGATAAAATAATAGATAAACCTCTTGCAAGTATCGGAGGAAAAGGACTTTTTATTAAAGAAGTGGAAGAAGCAATGCTAAACGGCGAAGCTCAAATCGCCGTACATTCTTTGAAAGATTTTCCTACGGAATACGATACAGAACATTTTACTCTTGCGGCTATTCCTAAAAGAGAAGCGGTTGAGGATGTATTTTTGAGTGAAAATTTCGAAACGTTAGCGGAACTTCCTCACGAAGCGGTTGTAGGAACAAGCTCAATCAGACGTGCTATGCAGCTTAAAAAATTCAGACCCGATTTGGTGATTACTGATTTAAGAGGAAATGTCGATACGAGAATTAATAAACTAAAAAGAGGCGAATACGATGCGATTATTTTGGCGTATGCAGGAGTTAAGAGACTCGGAATTATCAAAGAAGTGAAATATTTTGAAATTTTAGATACCGATATTATGGTACCTGCTATGGGACAAGGGGCTCTTGGAATTGAGACGATTAATGACCCGGCTGTTATCGAGGCGGTAAAACCTCTTAACGATTTAAGAACTCAAATAGAAACGACAATCGAAAGAGATTTCGTAGATGAACTTAAACTCGGATGTCACGCTCCTGTCGGTGTAAATGCCAAAATGATGATAGACGATTCTATAAAAATAAAAGCTGCACTTGAAATTAAAGGAGAAGTGGTAAAAAGAGATTTGGTCGTAGCGTTTGACGAATGGCAAAATGCGGGTAGAGATTTTGCAAGAGAGTTTAAAAAATTAATGTAATGGAGTTATTATGAGCGGAATCGATTTTAAAAAATTAAGCAAATTTTCAAGACACGCACCAAGATACACCTCTTATCCGACGGCTGTTGAGTTTAGAGACTTAACTCCCGAGGATATTATAGATGAGCTAAAATCAGATAAGCCTCTAAGTCTTTATTTTCATCTTCCTTTTTGTAGAAGTGCTTGTTATTTTTGCGGATGTAACGTAGTATATACAAGTAAAGCCGATAAAAGAAGAAGATATATCGATTATCTAAAAAGAGAGCTTGATATCTGGGCTAAATATTTAGATACCAGCAGAATGGTAAGACAGCTTCATTTCGGAGGCGGGACACCTACGTTTTTTACTCCAGAAGAACTTGAAGAAATTTATGAAATAATCTATTCTCATTTCAAAAATTTCGAAGACGATGCCGAAATCAGTGTGGAAATAGACCCGAGATTTTTCTCTCAGAAACATATGGATGTAATGAGAAAATACGGAGTTAACAGAATAAGTTTCGGGGTTCAGGATTTTAACGAAGAGACTCAAAAAGCGGTAAATAGAATCCAGCCTTTCGATTTGACAAAAGAAGCGGTGGATATCGCAAGAGCTGCCGGAATAGACTCTATAAACGTAGACCTTATTTACGGACTTCCTTTTCAAACGCTCGAAACTTTCAAAAAGACTCTTGAACTTGTAAAAGAACTCGACCCGGATAGACTTGCGGTGTTTAATTACGCGCACGTTCCGTGGCTGAAAAAAGGTATGAGAAAAATTGACGAAACTACTCTTCCAAGTCCTGAAGAAAAACTTAAAATTTTCAAATACGTAATCGACTTTTTTGAAAACAACGGCTATAAAATGGTCGGAATGGACCATTTCGCAAAGCCTGATGACGAGCTTTTTAAAGCTATCGAAAAAGGTGAACTTCACAGAAACTTCCAAGGTTATACCACTAAAGGCGGTGCGGATTTAATCGGATTCGGTTTAACATCCATCAGTGAAACTGAAAACGCTTATTTTCAAAATTACAAAGATTTAAAAAACTACGAAAAAGCTATCGATGAAGGAAAACTTCCGACTTTTAGGGGAGTTATCTTAAACGAAGAAGACAAAATCAGAAAATATGTCATTATGGAGATGATGGCGAATTTCTCATTTGACATTAAAAGATTCGAAGAGAAATTCGGAATCGATTTCTTTAAAAAATTCGAAAATGAAATAAAAGAACTTCAAGAATTCGTTGATGAGGGGCTTGTTGAGATTACGCCTGAGAAAATATCGGTAAATAAAACAGGAACACTTTTAATCAGAAATATCGTACTTCCGTTTGATGAGTATTTCAAAAAAATGAAAAATCAAAAAGTGTTTTCAAAGAGTATTTAGGGATTACTCCCCGAACTCTTTGTCGATTTGATACTCAAGCTCTTCTTGAGCTTTTTTCGCTTTAAATTCCTGCCATAAAGCTTCGTCGTTTTTATAAGTCGTTTTTACTGCGTTTTTTAGTGAGTTTTTAATGTCTTCGTTTGTCATACCTACAAGTACGAACATCGTACCCTTAGGAGATACCCATGTGTTTATCAAATGAGAACCTCTAAGTGTTTGTTTTGTTAGCTGTTTAGATACGCTGGTAACGACTCTTTCTGCCGTTTGATTGTTTACGGTACCCGTGCTTGAATAGTATCTTTTTAGTAGGTTTTTAACTTTTAAATCGAGTCTTCTTGCTATTTCGTCTCTTGCAATTGCCATTGCTTCTTCTCTTTGGAAACTATACCCGAGGGGAGATTTCGGAGCGCTTCCTACGGCATAAATTCCGTCTTTCATATTCGCAGCTCCGTTACATACCCATGCCGGAGCTTTCGCACCGTCGATTGAGCATTGGATTTGATTAGGATTTGGTTTTTTCGAGCTACATCCCGTTATCAAAAGCAGTGCCCCAAGCGACATTAACGCAATTTTTAATTTCATATTATCTCCTTAGTCATTTTATGATATTATATACAAAAATTTTAATATAATTGTGAAAAAAGGTAAACCATGAGAATTTCAATCGGAAATCTTCCTTTAAAAAATATTGATGCCGATATTTTTCTACATCCCGTAAAATATAAAGATTCTATCGCTTATGAACCTATGGCCGAAGAAGCTGTAATCGCTTTGATAGCTAAACATTTTACTTATGATAACGTTCCTGAGCATATTAGGGATTATTTTGACGAAATGGATGACGGATATCTTTTTAGTGAGAGTAACTTTGACGAATTCGACCTTGAAAAACTTCAACAAGGTACTTTAATAATAGGCAAAGATATTCATTTACATCCGAAAGTTGAAAATATAAAAAAATTTTTGTGTATTTTAAGAGATTTCGGAGGTTTTAAAATAGAAGGAATCAAACTCCCGGAATTTTTAAAACCGAGCGATCCTATTTTAGAAGAGATAATGGAAACTGAAAAAACTTACGAAATGGCACTTGAAGAGATTGACGAACTTCCGAGTTTTGACGGAAGCGTAGTTTATGCGTGTGACGATCCGAATGTCGTAAAAGATGATGAACTATTATGTTCTCATCAGTTTGTAATCGCAAATAAAATCAAAGCTTTAAAAGTAAAAGTGGACGGAGAGATTAAAAATCTAAGAAAAATCCCGGAACTTAAAGGTACTTTCGGAGTCGTATTGAAAAAAGTGGACGAGTATCCGTTTTTAAGAGTTAAGATTGAGAATGTGGGGTAGGGAAAAGAGATGGTGATATTGTGAAATTGTGAGATAGTGAAATTGAAGAGTTGATATAAATGTAAAATTAAGCAACCTGAAACAATTGCAAATTTTAATGGAAAAAAAGCATTAAAAAAAAGCACACGAGCTCGAAGAGGTTTGTGCTTTTTAGCTTTTTTGGAATGGTCGAAATTTGCTCTTTTGTTGAAGGTGGTTAATTTTTTATAGTGATATATGGAAAATAAATGGTAAAGTAGTAAATAAGTGAAATCGTGAAATTGGATGAGGTGGTGTGGAGAAAAGGAATAAAAACATCAAAAGTTAGTTGAGATATGAAAGAAAATTTAGTATAATAAACTAAAAAAGGAGGCGAAAATGGCAGTAAATGTATGTGTTCCGCTTGCAAACGGATTTGAAGAAATCGAAGCTATGAGCTTGATTGACGTAATGAGAAGAGGCGGTCTTAACGTAATAGTAGCTGGAGTCGGCGGCGATGTAATTTACGGAGCTCATAACGTAAGAGTTATTCCTGATACTAAAATCGAGCTTGTAAATGCTGATGAACTTGATTTGGTGGTATTACCGGGAGGACTGCCTGGAGCGATTAATTTAGCTGAAGATGAGCACGTTCAAAAATTATTAAAAGAGATGGACGAAAAAGGAAAATACGTAGGTGCGATTTGTGCGGCGCCATATGCTCTTAAAACTGCCGGAGTGTTAAAAGACAAATATACGGCGTACCCGGGATGGGAAGGTAATATTAGAAAGGAAGGATACGTAAGTGACGCAAAAGTTGTAGAAGATAAAAACGTATTAACTTCAAAAGGACCTGGTACTGCGATTTGTTTCGGACTTGAAATAGTTAGAAAATTTGCAGGCGAAGATACTTATAAAGCATTAAAAGAAGGGCTTTTAGCAGACTACTGCTAAAACCTTAAAGGAGGGGAATCATGAGAGGACTTGAAGCGCTTGAGTATTTTTTGGAAAATTGGGATTCTAAAATAAGATGTTTTGATGAGGTCCAAGAGTTTGAAGCAATGGTTGAGTATGCTCTTGGAAACGATGTTAGGGTTGTAAATACGAAAGTTATAATCGATAGATTTTTTGATAGAGTAATAAGATTCGAAAACGAAGAGTTTTTCGACCTTAAGACCTCTTTTTTACCGGAAGAGATAGAATATGACCCGTTTAGCGGGAATCTGTATATAAATAGAAATCTTTACAGAATAAAAATCGCTCCTAAAATCTGCTAAAACGGACTTAATCGTCCGTTTCGAGCTCCAAACTCATAAGATACATATCTTCCCCGTCTATAATTTTAATATTACCGCTTTGACATTGGGGACATAAATATTCGTCTTTGCTTAATTCGCCTTCGAAGCCGCATTTTTCACACCGCACGACTACCGGTTGTATTTTCATTATGAATTCGGCTTCTTCACACATGGTTCCTTCTTTAAAAGTATCAAAAGCCGTTTTTAACAAATCAGGTTCCACGCCGCTTAAAACACCTATTTTTATTTCGAGCTTGGTTACTTTTTTTGCGTTGTTTTTTATAGCGTGTTCTTCTGCAAGTTGAAGTAGTGAATCGACTATTGAATATTCATGCATTCATAACCTTTTTTTAAAATTATATTATAATTAAGGAAAAAAAAGGATAAAAGTGAGTAAAGAGGCTAAAAAAGAACAAATTATGAAAACAGCTCTTGAACTTTTTGCAAAAAAGGGCTTTTATACTACTACGATAGCGGATATAGCACGTGAAATGGGAATGAGTGTCGGGAATATGTATAATTACTTTCCATCAAAAGAGTCTTTGGCAAAAGAGCTTTTAATATACACGTCAAAAAAATTCGGTGATGAAATCAGAAAAATTAACGATATGGATATCAGTTCTAAAGAAAAAATAAAAAAAATTGTTGAATTGTACTTCAAAATGGCAAAAACCGAACCCGAACTTGTAGATTATTTTATGAGAGTTTATCTATCTAATAAAGAGATTTTTAATAACGGATGCGAAGGAATGCTTTGTGTTTCTGCTTTTGTGACCGAGATTATGATCTTTTTTGAAGAGGGAGTTAGAAAAAAAGAGCTTAAAAACCAAGATTTTTTTGCTGCGTTCGGACTTTTTATGGGATATATCGGCGGACTTGCGTTTTTGAATAGAGAGGGTATTTTGGGAAAAGATTTGGATGAATATATCGAACCGGTAAGCGAGAATATCTACAATGCACTCAAAGCCTAAACTTATATGGATTGATGCCGTAGGATGTAACGGGTGCAGTCATTCTTTTTTTAATTATCCGGAATTTAAGGAAATATTTAAAAAAATCGAGCTACTTTACCATCCTTTAATCGATACTGAAGAATTTAAAATTCAAGATTGCGATATTTTGGTTATAGAGGGTGCTTTAAAATCCAATTTTACAAGACTCGGTTATGAGCTTCATAATTTAATTACTTCACTTTTTTCTTCGGCAAAAAAAGTTATTGCTCTTGGAACGTGTGCGGTTTATGGTGGAATGTTTGGTGAAGGAATTGTTTATAACAAAGAATCTCACGGTAAATTTTATAAATGTAAAGAAAAAGTAATCAATATTCCCGGATGTCCGGCACATCCTGAGTGGCTTGCATATGTGCTAAATATGATTATAGAGAATAAAAAAATAGATTTGGACTCTGAAAATAGACCTCTTGAAACATTTTCTTATACTTCTCATATGGGGTGTATACGTAACGAATATTTCGAGTGGAAAATAGACGCAGAGAGTTTCGGTACGAAAGAAGGGTGTTTATATTATTTTCAAGGATGTCAAGGACCTTTTACTCATAGTAGTTGTAATAAAATACTTTGGAACGAAGTAAATTCCAAACCTCGTGCCGGGACTCCGTGTTTCGGTTGTACGGAAAGTACGTTTCCTAAAAAAAATCTTTTTAAAACCGAAACGTTTATGGGAATTCCGGCTAATTTACCGCTTGGTGTTAGCAAAAGAGCATATTTAACACTTGCCGGAGTTGCAAAAAGCCTTAAAAATGAACGATTAAATAAACCTTTAATAGAATATGGGGATTGTGATGAAAATAACACAAAAAATAGTAAATAAAATTGAAGGCGAAGCCAATCTTAAAATATACGGAGAAGATATTGTAGATTTTGTCGAAATAGAGTTTTGGCAATATAGGGGGATTGAAAATTATTTGGTAGGGCGTCATTATATGGATGCACTTGTAATAAATCCTCGTATTTGCGGTATTTGCGGTCATTCGCATTTATTGGCAAGTGCCAAAGTTATCGAACAAGCGTTTGGTTTGGAAGTTTCTAAAAAAGCAGAAATTTTAAGAGATATAACAGTCGGTCTTGAGATTATTCAAAATCACCTCAAATGGTTTTACGTAACGCTTTTTCCGACTCGAATTAAAGATAGGAAATTTATGTTTAAAGGTCTTGATATCGCAAGAGAAGCTTCTAAAATTATTGCGTTAATAGCAGGTCAGTTTCCACATAATTCGTATATTGTTCCGGGTGGAGTTACTTGTGATTTGACTAATCTTGAAGTTTTTAAAATAAAGGATATGTTAAAACATTTAAAAGAGAATATAGAAAAAAACGTCGTAGATGAAAACGGAAAAAGTGAAGATTTGGAAACTTTTTTTGAAGATTTGCCAAAAGAGATAGGAAAAAGCTTAGGTAGATTCTTGGTCCTTGGGAATAATCTTTATTTTGAAACTAACGGAGATATTACAAAAATTGATGAAGAAAAAAATTCTTCATTAAGTAAAAATGTTTTTTATAAAAATAGGCTTGTGGAAGTCGGGTCTTTAGCGAGAAATCTTTTTAACGAAAAAGTGCGCGAAAAATACGAAATATATTCAGATAGTATTTATACGAGAGTTTTTTCTCGTATTTACGAGGTATATTTGGTTATTGATTATTTATTGAAAATAGTTAATGATATAGATGTATTGGAGCCTTCTTATATAAAATATAATAAGAAAAGCGGTAAAGGTAAAATCGCAATAGAAGCACCAAGAGGAAGTTTGATTCATGAAATTGAAATAGATGATGAAGTTATAAGAAAATATAATATCATAGTACCTACACAGTTTAATCTCTCTTCGTCTTCAAAAGAAAATCCTTCTGCGGCACAAGCAGCCATGATGGGCGAAAAAACAGAATATATCGACACGATTTTTAAATGTTTCGATATTTGTGCCGTTTGTGTGTCTCATTAGAAAAAATTATCTAAAATATTAAAAAAATATTAATTTTTCCTTGCTTTTTGATAATTTTTTATTATAAAATAATGATGAATGAATTCTAATTCGGAGGAAGACGATGAATGATGCACTTATGAAACAAATGAAAGAGAGAATTGAAGCTCTTAAAAAGCTTCCGGGAGTTGGAAGCAAATCGATTAAAGATGTACTTGAAGAGAACGGATTTACAAGAAGAGATTTTCTAAAATGGTCAGCTGCAATGGCAGCAATGTTAGGACTTCCAGCATCATTTGCTCCGGTAGTGGCAGAAGCTGCTGAGGTAAGTGACAGACTTCCAGTGGTATGGCTACACTTGGCAGAGTGTACTGGTTGTAGTGAAAGTTTGCTAAGAACGGATGCTCCTACAATTGACGATTTGATTTTTAACTACATCAATCTTCAATATCATGACACTATTATGGCTGCTGCGGGATGGCAAGCAGAAGAAAACTATGAAGAAGCACTTGAAAAATTTGCAGGAAGATTTATCTTATGTGTAGAAGGTGGTGTTCCTACAAAAGACGGTGGAGAATATTTAACAATCGGACCTGAAGCTGAAACAGGGCTTGCAAAACTTAAAAGAACTGCAAGCAAAGCCGCTGCAATTATTGCTGTTGGTACTTGTAGTAGTTTCGGTGGTATCCAAGCTGCATATCCAAATCCTACAGGAACAGTTGGAATCAATAAAGTATTAAACAAACCTGTAATTAATGTACCCGGATGTCCTCCAAGTGCAAAAAATATTGTAGGTACAATAGTTTATGTGATTCTTTACGGACAATTACCTGCTGTTGATAACTTCAACAGACCTAAA
Encoded proteins:
- the ccsA gene encoding cytochrome c biogenesis protein CcsA; its protein translation is MSVVKRISRAFFSLEVAVVLSIFFMVAQIYATLGFASMTEAWKYVYETKWFEAIMWLLGLNLVGVMIRYKTYKKTPIFLLHVSIIVILLGAAITRYFGYEGTLHLRNGETKSVIMVQKSKGNPSNVYPVKLGFEVRLDKFVMRKYPGSMQPSSYDSYVTVIDKKHNKEFQYHIYMNHILVYGGYRFYQMSYDPDERGSILSVNHDPGMWVTYFGYILLAIGFLWSMIYKKSRFRLTIKKLQQSGLFAILLMLMIGGTYAKAFDFNEYAQKSKAVADEWSKVLVQQRGRIEPMDTLDLDIVHKLTYKAKMYGMNYNQIVAGMVAYPDEFQKLPLIYVGHPAIRKMLGIKGKYAPYNAFFLPNGNFRFSKEIDEAFKTPDKDRTKLQREFLKINERVYVAFTVYTAKIFKIFPTPNSKKMNYRWFSIDDIKQAVKMNLMDPMTANFYFNLFKDLATGIKTYNVKLEKETREKIYQLQKDYSGEILPSPGRIKWEITYNRLQIFPKLIGVYTTLGLLAIILGFIEIIKLKRFPKLETTIVLLGYLGLLIHTANMLLRWYVAGHAPWSDAYESIVFIAWGSAFASLIFFRKSMLALGAGLFVAGMFMMVAHLNNINPQITNMVPVLKSYWLLIHVAVITSSYGFLGVGSMLGLLNLILFAMRKKYDLDKQIKQLNNIIYIALYIGLALLSIGTFLGGVWANESWGRYWSWDPKETWSLITMIAYALIIHTKMIPKMRGEFIFSLLAFLSFFFVLMTYFGVNFYIAQGLHSYGQGTAEGYWWINVIFAGMGAWIAVVLVTLFMGIVQKMNKPIELKDDNHANDYHPEYKGEK
- a CDS encoding alkylphosphonate utilization protein yields the protein MVCDLCGSDNNVTAYKVEPKDEYVNLCETCLSQIESGELDENHFQCLNDSMWSEKSAVKVLTYRLLKKLGRGDLLDMMYLEPEELAWAEAEAEEKRDANGNLLKNGDNVMVIKDLNVKGGDTIKRGTIFKNIRLGDTPGHILAKNIYIKTEFIKKV
- the hemA gene encoding glutamyl-tRNA reductase, producing the protein MYFVISFNYRNSDVVLRSKLSELTLEDFADFKEVMFLKTCNRVEVIFDKKRDINELYDKVFHKVITPEEMLKAEIYQDNEAIEHVFKVAASLDSMVVGETQITGQLKEAFYEAYEKNYIAQDLTRLIHFSFKCAKKIRNQTSVSSEPVSVASIAVRKAKEILKDLSGYSAVVVGVGDTARIVCKNLIKEGVNIVLVNRTVENAFALKEELGDEVNIDVHSLDSLPKLINNYRLLFSATASNYPVIRNEHVKETKFKRLWFDLAIPNDIEKMTCSNIDVITVDDLKEISKRNMKKREKEVQKANALIEKCVEEFEKYLQSVSIEPVIKFLQDKAHECSKAALKNAVKKHYIPKELEEEVEKVLHNAFKRFLHHPNLTLRKMADSAEVDIFVSVIKRLFGENDLKMDMNKCEYHMEKGIFK
- the hemE gene encoding uroporphyrinogen decarboxylase; the encoded protein is MIFVDACFGKETPYTPVWMMRQAGRYLPEYMEVRRKVGNFLDMTRNPEVAAEVTLQPIDILDVDAAILFSDILNLPMEMGLPLRFEKGVGPIFDKTISTEEDIDALDASADEKISYVYEAVKLIRERLNPEKALIGFAGSPWTIATYMVEGRGSKQYAKIKKMVYANPMLLHRLLAFNTKETIEYLSKQIEAGANAVMIFDSWGGALEREKFFEFSWNYMKEIARTLKQKYPHIPVIGFSKGVGLYMGDMDGDFDVIGVDWNTPIDYALGIFKDNYTLQGNMDPTRLYSKSATKDAVEKIARIMKGHRHIFNLGHGILPDVPVENAKYFVDLCKEVSRKLREES